A window of the Pongo abelii isolate AG06213 chromosome 10, NHGRI_mPonAbe1-v2.0_pri, whole genome shotgun sequence genome harbors these coding sequences:
- the LOC100444040 gene encoding LOW QUALITY PROTEIN: putative uncharacterized protein encoded by LINC00612 (The sequence of the model RefSeq protein was modified relative to this genomic sequence to represent the inferred CDS: inserted 2 bases in 1 codon) — protein MRRCRGCVRWPHRWPGPQSGPRSHFPPWPRTLGPAPALCVRTPLRPRPSSALGPLSACPSVPDYTASPPAGDSARSIAAASRAAGSGGTPGXGSKDCSPPPHAHSAAAAGESGDIGPGTGAMEAPGRGAGPPTRQREDGGGAVGCFGVSRHRGREAQMSHSSHCRSRSCSAAAARPSPLQLA, from the exons ATGCGGCGCTGTCGGGGGTGTGTGCGGTGGCCACACCGCTGGCCGGGTCCCCAAAGCGGGCCCCGCTCCCACTTCCCACCCTGGCCCCGAACCCTGGGTCCAGCCCCAGCGCTTTGTGTGCGAACACCGCTCCGCCCCCGACCCAGCTCCGCCTTGGGACCCCTCTCTGCCTGCCCCTCCGTGCCCGACTACACTGCTTCCCCTCCGGCGGGCGACTCAGCCCGGTCCATCGCGGCGGCTTCCAGGGCGGCAGGCTCCGGGGGGACTCCGGG CGGCTCCAAGGACtgttcccctcctccccacgccCACtccgcggcggcggcgggcgaGAGCGGCGACATAGGGCCAGGGACCGGAGCGATGGAGGCTCCGGGCCGGGGAGCAGGTCCCCCCACCCGGCAACGCGAGGATGGTGGCGGCGCAGTCGGCTGCTTTGGGGTCTCAAGGCACAGGGGACGCGAGGCACAGATGTCCCACAGCAGCCACTGCCGCTCCCGCAGCTGCTCCGCCGCAGCTGCCCGCCCCTCCCCGCTGCAGCTGGCGTGA